The region CCTACATTCCAACCTGGAATGTTAAAACAAAATCGTATTATTAACGATGATCAATTGAAACATTGTGAAGCTTTCACGCACTAAACCCCAATCTTTGGTTTTCCGTCCCCTCGCTAGTGATATACTCTAAgattgcgtctaaacgagcacgaaagtatcgcgaaagtatcgcgacgacgaaacgaataaacgtcatccccatacaagtgcgcgaaagtttgatcgcgatagcatggatgcccgtgtagggagcgaatgcatcgcgaaagaacgaacactgctgtcaaagctgtcatttcatataaaaaaagccctctggcggaggtctgtcgaagaacacacgctttcgcgaaagtttttgctcagtctgagcaaaatctttcgcgatgcattcgtttaccgTCTGGAAGCAACTTAACTGTCCTGCTATCTTCTCATCGTTTCAAACCAATGTGAACTTTAATGATTCAAGTTTAGACCGTCTTTTCCTCGTTGCATACTGTTTGCCATCAACAATAATCTCATCAACTCCCCTCGTTGGCCGTTTCAGTGGAGACTTGTCGTCACGAATTGCTTTGATAATTATTCTAAAGCGAAAGCCATAGTGTCACCGTTAtgaattaataaattaaaacggTTTGGTGAACCACCGGTGGTGCAGACCTTCTTCTTACCTCGAATCGGTTCCGGGCTAGTTGGCTCTGGTTCATTTTTTCATTCTGCTCCTTGCCCGGCCCCTTCTCGCGCTCCCCGTTGCGAGCCGTCATCTTGCTCGGTTGCCAAGGGTCCTGTTGCTGCCAGAACCACTCGTTGTTCGGAGACTCGGATAGGATAACGTAACTGAAGCCGCGCACTTATTCGTCCGCCCCCAACACGctgtctctttctcactgGCTATGGAAAACACTagagaccaccaccgacgattcCTTTCGCTCGTAGTCGCTCATCGATGATGGGTGTGCGCATCCGATTCCCGTCGCTTCGTAAGCAGCAGTTCCCCCGTCGTCCGAGCCCGATATTCGATAGTTCACGAACGTGCAGCAGTTGCTAGATGATGCTGGAAAACGAGACAGGAAAACCGTCGCACAAGGTGCAACAACAGCGAACAGGGTTACTACTACAATGGGGGAATGGATGTGACGAAGTGAATCGGGAAAGGAGAGCAGACACCAGCGAGTGCTCCGCGGTGCGTTGTTCGAAAACACCGCACGGTTCTTTGTttgtcgcgcgcgcgaggcCGGTCAATGGATGCACACACACAACTGCGAACGCCAATCACCACGCActgtccaccccccccccccccccccccccccccgggggttcagGGAAGAGGGAGGCATCGGGATGGGGCATCAGTGAGCGCCACCCTTCACCTTCTCTCAATTCCGATGCAGGCTTCTCTGCTGCAATTTACTCGCCCTCGTCGTGGGCTCAATTGTTTAAAGCGACCGATCTGGAGTGGTTCTCCAGAATTGTCCATGCTAACACGAGCGGATACTATCGGTTTCTGGTGCCATCGCGTACTAACGAGTTCTTTGTTTGTCGCGATAAACTCTTTAACTTCCAGAGCAAAACCAGTGCGATTTAGCGCCAGTAACGTTTTATCTTGGACCTGCAGTCGACTTCATACGATCGACGCTTTTGTTTGCGCAACAATCACTGCTAAGCACGCTGTCTAATTGCTTCCTGTACTCCACGATACCCCGCGTCCTCATCGAAATTCCCGTCCTCTGCAACCAACCACGATTGTGTTCTACCTCGGACTGAGAAAAATGGATTGAATTAGGACCATATTGAACGGACAAACCTACAGGAACATACTCTCCACCGGACGGGTATCTGGCTTTTGTGTCTTTTGCGAACATAAGCGGGGTTCAAATCACTCCCCAAGCCTACGTTGATGGCCTCCTGTACTGCGATTactgtgttgctgttgtcctgTAGCTTCCGGAATCTCATGGGGAAATACCGACACGCCAAGGGAGGCGACGAATCGAACATACCACTACATACACCTGGCACTTTTACACTGGGAACCGCGGAAGAAaactcgcccgctcgctctgAACCCGCGGATAAGGATGATTTTAAGCAACAATCATCTCTAGTCACGATCACAAACACTCGAACACAACTCTCGAACGCAATTTTGCCAACCGAAAACATGTCCACCCTCATGTTTCGCGTGAAAAagacaccctccccccccgggcgcaCCTGCCCTAACAGCCACCCCGTGCACCCTTCCGCCAGCTGCCTTCTAACGCTTATTATTATGATCAATCAGCTGTTCGCAGTCTGTTTGGCACCAGAAGACAATCACGACAATCGCACCCCACACCTCACGGCGAATTCCGGGGTTTTGGCTTCCGCTTTCCCCCCTCGTTCCGCGATTAACTCGATCCATCGATGAACTTTGTGTAAAAGGGCGGCATGATTGATGTAAGCTGTTCTAGTAACAAAAAATTGTTGCACCGATTATCGATTTTCCTCAGGAGTAACTAATTGGATAGAGCGGTCCCACGATACACTggttaccccccccccccccccttcccctttcgctgcaaaaccaaacattccCAGCAGGCCAAAAACATACGGCGCACTTGACGAGTTCCCAGAAAACGGTGTTTGCTCTCGCCAGAAAACCCGCCCTCTTTTATGTAACACTGCGGGATCGGAATGCGGTTCCTGCCGCTGGGTTCATCCCCGATGAAGCACAGGATCGTGGGTGAAAATGGGTAATCATATCCTCCGCCTTACGTTGAAGCACTTGTCGCGAGCAACTTTTCTCAGCTCTCCGTGGCGCACAGATCAATACGCGCGTATTTACCGCAAGAAATGCCGCTCCAGATTCTGATTCCGAGCCTTCCGAGAACTCCCTCCACATAAGAACCGCGTAATTTTTTCCCGAATTACCGCAGGCACGCTGGAAATGGGCCCCTAATCGGAAGGgaagtaaaaataaattccgttctgcacaaaaacacaccaagaaTTTTCACCGTGCTCATATTtcatcgatcatcactgtAGATGAGCGCGAATAAAGGTCGCGCTGAAACCGGGTTGCATTTGAAGCACGATTGATTTTATATTTCAAATAATTTCAACCTACCGTCTTTTCGACAtgcgttttttacattttccgtTAAAACGGAACACACCCCCGAGCACCTGGTGCCCCCGCTACATTTTTCCACCACGACGATGCAAATGCTACGCTTTACGTTGGACTGTGGCAACCAACGGGATGCGTGGTTTTTGACTACGTCCGGCCAGCTAGCCAAGGCCGTATGCATGGAGCCAGGCTCGCAGCTCGGTAGGAGCCCGTGTTGTCCTAAGCAGTCCTACCGCTCGTTTCAGTTCTGGGCGGAGTGGACGGAGTAGTTCGCTGGTGACGCAGGGGGCACTTGTTTACCCGGAGCAGCCCCGTTCTGCCGGACGCCAGGATGGAATGCGTTTCGCCTGCAGTGCACTTTGCTTCGTCggatcagatcagatcagagACTTATGTTAGATCATTTATTAAAGTTTTTTACCTCCTGCGGATAGAGGTGTTGGATTGGCGTCATCTATTTGTGCTATTGTAagttttttttagtttgtAGTATCAATTATAATTAGTGTATTATAGATATATCCTCAATTATAGAGTATTCAAGGTAAATACGCAATAGTTACGCTCTAGCTCCGGAATATTTTCTTCGATAATCGCCTCACTTCGGGTGTGCGTGCTGGTGGACATTTGCTGGTGGCAAAATTAAGGTTCGCCAATTAAGTAAACCTcgaaacatttaaattaaaaaacatGCTTGTATGACTTACCATTTCCCCGCAATGATCGCATTTTCCTGTTAGCCTCCATACACAAGCTAGAAAGAACATCGGCCATCTCGTTGCTGTCAAAGCCAGGTTGCAGCTTTTTCGTTACAACAACTGTGTACAACTTATTAATGAAAATCATCAGCTGCAATCCGGGTCTGCGCGTGGACAAGTGCGCCCGTCCCGTCCAAGTACATTCGCCCAGCACGCCCCATCCGTAGATGAGGTGCGCGATTCGTAGCGCAGGCTTCTTTCGCCGGTTCTTGCTTAAGCCATCTTTGGTCAACAGATACCTGACCGCACCAGAGCGCCATTGTCCGTCTCTGGCTAGCTCATTTACCTGGTTCAGCATGTGAACCGAGGAAATCGGGAATACGGTCGAATAATCCCAGCTATGCTCGCCTATGAGAATAACAGTGAAAATTGAACATTTAACAAactgaaatgtaaaaaaactGATCACTTCATCTTTTACATGGCCTTACTTATATCTATACTCATTTAGTAGTAGTTTAGCACCATCACATATTGTTGAGAACGGGACGATATGTTATCGTTCCTGCCAACGAAGCTAGAGATTGCACAGCCGTCACCATCTCAAACCAAGAATAAAACATTACATTACATGACCACTGGAAACTGTTTGTTTAGGATCATATCTGAACTTAGCTATTAGTTTACGACCGTATCGGCCAGCCAAGGACCACGGTATTGGATCAAAGGAAGCGCTCAGGAAGTTTCTAACAAGCCATCTGTGGTGTGGCCGGCGAGCCCATCGACACCATGGGAACGCGACTTGTGCTAAAGTCGAAGGTCCCGCGCGTGGGTCAAATATCGGCCTTCTGTTCAAAGGGGAGCAGAATCGTAGACAAGTGGATCACATTTTACAATTATTTGCCGATATTCAAGGGAGAGGCGAATATTATTGTGTAGTGCGCGTTATTCGTAAAAAATAGGATTTAAAGCAGGCAATACTCCCCTAGAGTGAAATGCGATTAAAAAACCGCTTTTGCTATATTACTCGGATAAGAGAGATCTGATGACTCTTGACAACGAGCTGAAATCAATGAAGAAAGGCAAATTCGAGGCAAACGAAAATCATTATGCTAAAGTTACAGAGATGGTGTGCCTTATAAGTTCCACACAATAAAGGATTCAAAAATTCAAAGCAGCACTTTCTGGTAATAATAGAAAATAACACCGACAACTCCATTTGCAGCATCCCCGTACAGTCGCAGGTGGCGATCGTTATGCGAGAGACAACTCTCGATGAGTAAAGGGTTTGCGCTGGAAGCCGTGGATCGTATTCTGCAGGACATCGTCTGCGTATGTCGTCCATTCGGCGGGAAGGTAATGTTGCTGAGTGGCTGGATTTTTTTGGTAAATGTTGCCAATCGTGATAAGAGGAACGAATGCGCTAGTGGTGCAGCAATACACTCGTCGGTCCCCTTTTACGTGTGTTGCGTTTACGGATCAACGAAGCGCGTTAAAACGAACACACAGAACGCTGCAGATTTGCAGAATTATGCTGATTGCTACATACGCTAAGCGTCCCCGCGATATGGTGTTGCCACGGATTAGCCACCAAGCACGGAACGCTTCCGGAGAAAGAGGTGCTATTTTCCCGCCAACCCACTCACGCGGCAGAATTTTGGCGCGACTCACGCTAAGAGAACGGCGCAAAGGCAGTTTTACTTTTACTTACCCATGGTCCTGGTCGGAAACTTCACTAACGAACTACTCctttcaaaaaccaaactttCCAAAACTCCAATATCGACTGTCCACGTCTAGCGCAAATCGTCTAGTAACAGTCAATTTACGTAATGAGGTGCTCGCTCGTGGGAGAGGGGGACTCTCACCACGTCATCTCATTATCTCACAGGATCTCATTACAACAGGTAATAGAACaaggccggggggggggggggggaaatagAACAAGGCGCTCATGCGGCGCTCATTGAGACAATAACCGATTCGTTCGATTTTGGCGCCAATTATCACCTTttcaaaacaatcgataaaatcgaagcaaagctGATAAAAGATAGGAAACGATGAGCTAGCCGGATGTGATTTGTTCCTTCAAGCCATTGGCCATGGGTTTCAAGCCTGGCGATTGACCGGAAATGGCCAGGACTGATCAACAGAAGCTGTGTTTCGGGGCAACGCAAACCAACATGTGGGTCTTTAAGGGTGGGCtgcggtatttaatttttatttgtgacacatgattttaacattttcccctgaatgccgatcctttcaagagtattgtgtaaaagttttggatcaatcgaggaaaaactgccaaagatacagatttttgaaaatccgcgtttcatacaaggctccatgcaactcgcttctttgaagagcgtttctcaaaaccaacggtttcaaagtcggtgtccatcgtaccttaaaaactactgggccgatcaatttgaaatttttaactcATAATTTGTGCagtttttgccaggtaaccccgttgaaatttcattaaaattgtggatacttttttttaaacaagtctttaaaaatcgtgttcttaggcagaatcgcaaaaagcatcacattttgaacttcaaaaatctgccaaaaattgaaaaataggaaattcaacaaaaactctccggggctacctagataaacttataatctttcaaacgagtatagatttgtatttttctgagaatccatcacgcagctacgatgggcaccggaaaaagaatcttttcgaagacacgactgcctaaatttgatgccatggatgaaattttttatttaatcttccccaaaataaaaccaaatatttttcaaaagttgttctttaatatgccattcacttgagagGAATAAGTCGAATGGTTTCTTCCcgaaaaatcgacaaaaatatGCCTCTTTTGGGCCACAAATTACCGAATTCCCCCCTCAATTTACCCGACCCCGCGACGAAGTTCGACCGACAACGAGTTGGACAATTCATCGAAGAAAACTGGTTTATTGAAGAAAGTGCAGAAAGAATGTAGCGAAATGTGGTCGTCTTTGGTGTGTGATCATCGGTATGGctttaaaattaatattaatccaaatttgttgttttaacgGTATATTCTGAACTGAACTGATACATCACAAACTTAATTGTTCATTGTTTTCCACAGTCCTCTCAGTTAATATATTCTTTTAATCTTCAATCCTCGGGTCCAGCACGTCCTTAGCACCCGCAGGAACTATGCTAATTAGATTCCGTTTATAGCCTCACCAGCGCTTAATCCATGGACACGCTCGCCAACGTGCTGCCTGTTCACGCCAGATCGCTTCCTTCAATCGCTCGCGCCCCTCGCCTGATTTGTGTCGCACCTCTTTATGCTTAGCAGAATGATTTTTGACGATCAGGCGCAGCTTCTTCAGCCAACGCTCTTCCTCCATCGCTTGCTGCAGATCGACTATCTGTTGCAGAGCCAACCGCAGATCAACACACGCCGAAGCAGTCTCCGATTCGGCCGTTTCGATGCGTTTCTCCAGCTCCTTGCACTTGGTCATGTGCTCCTGATCGCGATTGCCTAGCGCCAACAGCTCCACGCGCAGTTCGTGAACCGTTATCTGTGCCTTCTTTACCACATCCTGGGCTTCCGGCTTACCGTTGGCCACCTGATCGCTCGACCCGAtccttttccgttcgtttgtcGTGCGCTTCACGGTGTTCGTCGTCTTTCGGTCCTGCGAGTCATCCTTCTTTTCATTCCCGGCTAGATTCTTGTCATGAGGCACGTGCGGTTCTGGTTCATCGGCCAacttttccgttccatcggGCTCTTGTTCGTCCGAAGAATTGGCTCCATTCTCCTCCCATGACTGAAATTCCTTGTCACTTCGATAAACCGCATTACCTTTTCGGGGCTATCACTATTTGGGATCAAAATCAGCGGCTGGTAAATGGAACATCGATTCGGATGTGGCTGGAAATATCAATAAACGAGTAAAATGTATTAGCTGATGGCTAGTTCTTTACTGAGAATTCCTTGGCATGAGTTCAATGACTACAAGTTTAACATAGAAGTATAATACGGAGTACAAAATTAATCATGGAAATACGAGGTTACAACGTGGAAAACATAACACGTTGCAGTAATAACTCGTTCAACGGTTGCTGGATCGATGGCCACTTTAAGCTGGATTCGTTGTTTCGTCAGCATCATGTGTCATCCTTTCAATATCGAAGAgattttcctgttcctgtttccAATATCGTCTCCTTGCCGGTCCTTATCACCAGCCAAATTGAATTCTGCATCCATATCCAACTCCTCTGGTTGCGGCGGTTCTTCCAGCTCGTTATGATaaggatgctgttgctcctcttcttcctcctcgtttTGATTCTTTATATCGTTCACATCCTTCGTGGTTTCTTGATGACCGCTGTTCTTGGTCCTTCTTGCCGGcctgcttcttctctttttccgcACCCTTCAGATCATGCACAGCTGTACGCAGGATATCGCCATCGTAAGCGCGATTCCACGCGCAACCCGCACTTGTCACACTCCAGCGGGTCCCCTTGTTCACCATGAACCATGAAGAGGTGCCTGCGGTGCGCCGAATACGTTGCCATGACCATCGGCTGGCCGTCCCCTGTTGGGTACTGCTGGTTGATGTAGCGCAGGTGCTGTTGCTCCCGATGCTCCGTTGGCTCCGTTAGTAGGAGGTGGCGCAAGCGGTCTGGCTCCAGCTACCACTACATGCCTCTGCACGAGTGGTGCTGTGATAGGAGCTGCAGATCCGGTGGCAGATTCGGTAccggtagcaacagcagcacctgtTACCTTTAGGtacccgtgtgacagaaatcgctcaccgccactcaaattgccctgttaagagactaacagggcgctaacagggcgctaacagggtagaaatcttgctgctgtttacagggcttttgcgcatgtattggtgccattttccacgcatttttgcgatggtgtgtgtgtcatcctaccgtacccctgtgcccagttgccccgccccctaagatatttcggatcaatatgaagcacgcaaaagcataatttcattttcaccaactttattttcacctttgaatcggacactctgcctcgcaaaacacatcacaaaacacaacacttcgcacaacactcctctgcttcgctgcctgtccgacgctgattgatgccaggatgctgccgaaaaaagacaacatgattgatcatgatcagatttgatcaacaaaatattttcaatttcttaccattttccgttgtcgcgcatgcccacaaacaatgtccacgggtttagatgctccgtagcacaaacgaatgatacaaattcacagcaaaactagcttttttcttctaaattttcggatgcacgatcgcagcacatcctgcctcttgcgcgtcgttttcaactgacgccatgttggatccaggccttagcagaaattttcaccttcctctttcgttcgccgtgcccttacacaaacacacgcgcacggggccgtatccgaacacgcagcgctcgtgagcgatcgagtgaatggtgagacagcatcaaaacaaaccgtaggagtgaaagagatagcatgtactcgaaagaaaaaaaatcgactgcttgacaaaaagtctgtcaacagggTACTTCGTCGTAGGCCGTTCTGCTGGTCCTGGCCTGAGTGGTTCACCACCGTTGGAGCGGAGGTGCTCGACAAAGCTGCTCGAATTAACTGTTTTCCAACTTATTTCGAGCACTCCACGCGCGAGTGAGAAACGATAGAAACGATAATGATCATGGAAACGATAAAAACGATAGGAGCTCCTTCGTTTATCCGTCAAGCAGCAAACTGTTTTGGTCTCGGTTTTGAGGTTAGATGACTTCTCAACGAGATATATTCAAGGCCCGTTGTCcagttttcgtttcgctccgGAATTTCTGAATTTGCCTAGTTATCGACGAAATTAGTTCCAATAGTTTCTCCACATCGCTGCCCCAACGCCAAACCTGCAAAATGGTAAGTGCGAAAGAAGACACCGAGCTCGGCTTTCCCTTCAATCGAACGCTTACATCGaattgatgttttgtttgtctttctttgTCTTCCGTGGTGCAGACGAATTTAACCGAAGATCAGCTCGCTGGTAAGTAGAAATTAGGTTTCCTTGCTATTCTGGATAAGCTCAACGGGGGGGCCAATCTTGTGCTCGAGACTCCGGACTCCGAACTTTCCTGCATTGGGCGTCGCTCGGTCGCGTTCCGCTACAGACATTCCACAA is a window of Anopheles aquasalis chromosome 2, idAnoAquaMG_Q_19, whole genome shotgun sequence DNA encoding:
- the LOC126573071 gene encoding uncharacterized protein LOC126573071, whose translation is MFSVGKIAFESCVRVFVIVTRDDCCLKSSLSAGSERAGEFSSAVPSVKVPGVCSGMFDSSPPLACRYFPMRFRKLQDNSNTVIAVQEAINVGLGSDLNPAYVRKRHKSQIPVRWRSEVEHNRGWLQRTGISMRTRGIVEYRKQLDSVLSSDCCANKSVDRMKSTAGPR